Proteins found in one Lepeophtheirus salmonis chromosome 9, UVic_Lsal_1.4, whole genome shotgun sequence genomic segment:
- the LOC121124871 gene encoding glutamate receptor ionotropic, delta-2, with translation MNWGFSLLLFLLLCTRIESSLSTVQTLPNMLASFINQITSRTGLDLVYISNFGSPDQSSVIEEIQYPLSIFQIDSILQKQRDLGKEICPVFGASVSPNITYATILIPENKVYVRNDILTFEKRHRIIFIWVQNSTAKALNLLTFSVMNYCDEKYDFGLLHPESRIFFYVENKKDMALIFSNHQIQKHPRVSVFEYIPQANIFLFFHFQIVKGSQVSRPQMWIPKEPIPQDFILFPSFDNFHGFKLQIGAIPYSPFISGVVLDEDDQARGDYVSYKDYSGFEIDMLNAASHIHNFTYQIQNDPNGFWGSVGPDGKWSGVTAMAQRGQVDMIISTIIQTYSRHLILDMTPAFWYDYLVPASPIPSVIPQYLAIIYPFSMYLWILVLLSVVIVPAVFILTARLEYSIIKNPQKYKEMRNWISVARSCWFTYVTFIGENENSQKNINLLCCYMALW, from the exons GTTCAAACTCTTCCCAACATGCTcgcaagttttataaatcaaatcacATCTCGTACTGGATTAGACTTggtttatatttctaattttggatCTCCGGATCAATCATCCGTCATAGAAGAGATTCAATATCCTTTGTCAATCTTTCAAATAG ACTCTATCCTTCAAAAGCAAAGGGACCTAGGCAAAGAAATCTGTCCAGTCTTTGGGGCTAGTGTGAGTCCAAATATCACATATGCCACAATTCTTATTCCT GAGAATAAAGTATATGTAAGGAACGACATTCTCACATTTGAGAAACGACatcgaattatatttatatgggtTCAAAACTCAACTGCTAAGGCTCTAAATTTACTCACTTTCTCTGTTATGAACTATTGTGATGAAAAATATGACTTTGGATTACTTCATCCGGAATCAAG aattttcttttatgttgagAATAAGAAGGACATGGCCTTGATCTTTTCAAATCATCAAATCCAGAAACATCCCCGGGTCTCTGTTTTCGAATACATTCCTCaagcaaatatttttctgtTCTTTCATTTCCAAATAGTGAAAGGCTCTCAAGTTTCTCGTCCCCAAATGTGGATTCCAAAGGAGCCCATCCCTCAAGACTTTATTCTTTTCCCCTCCTTTGACAACTTTCACGGGTTTAAACTCCAAATAGGAGCCATTCCTTACTCACCATTTATATCTGGCGTAGTTTTAGACGAAGATGATCAAGCCAGAGGTGACTATGTTTCTTACAAAGATTACTCTGGCTTCGAAATAGATATGCTCAATGCTGCTTctcatattcataattttacatATCAAATACAAAATGACCCAAATGGGTTCTGGGGAAGCGTTGGACCGGATGGTAAATGGAGTGGTGTGACAGCCATGGCCCAGAGAGGGCAAGTAGATATGATAATATCCACTATTATACAGACATACTCTCGCCACCTTATTTTAGATATGACACCCGCGTTTTGGTACGATTACCTAGTGCCTGCATCGCCAATCCCTTCTGTTATACCTCAATATCTGGCCATTATATATCCATTTTCTATGTATCTCTGGATTTTAGTACTCCTATCAGTGGTAATTGTTCCTGCGGTTTTCATATTGACAGCCAGATTAGAATACTCTATTATAAAGAATCctcaaaaatataaggaaatgaGAAATTGGATCTCAGTGGCACGCTCTTGTTGGTTTACGTATGTAACATTTATTGGAGAGAACGAaaactctcaaaaaaatatcaacctcCTCTGCTGTTAC ATGGCTTTGTGGTAG